One Chanodichthys erythropterus isolate Z2021 chromosome 22, ASM2448905v1, whole genome shotgun sequence DNA window includes the following coding sequences:
- the pou4f3 gene encoding POU domain, class 4, transcription factor 3 has product MMAMNGKQHFSMHPALHPSSEGMRRVCLPAPQLQGNIFSGFDESLLARAEALAAADLVSHGKSHPFKTDVTYHTMSSVPCTSSSSTVPISHPSSNLPSHHHHHLSHQTLEGDLLDHISSSLSVSGMGAPPDPSVMTTQAHQHHLQMGHLHQAMAMGHPHTLSVHNGMACVNDVESDPRELEAFAERFKQRRIKLGVTQADVGSALANLKIPGVGSLSQSTICRFESLTLSHNNMIALKPVLQAWLEEAEAAYREKNGKPDLFNGNERKRKRTSIAAPEKRSLEAYFAIQPRPSSEKIAAIAEKLDLKKNVVRVWFCNQRQKQKRMKYSAVH; this is encoded by the exons ATGATGGCCATGAACGGCAAGCAGCACTTCTCCATGCACCCTGCGCTGCACCCGAGCTCCGAGGGCATGCGGCGGGTGTGCCTACCTGCCCCGCAG CTCCAGGGCAATATATTCAGCGGCTTTGATGAGAGTCTGCTGGCCCGCGCTGAAGCTCTGGCGGCGGCTGACCTTGTGTCTCACGGCAAGAGTCACCCTTTCAAGACGGACGTCACCTACCATACCATGAGCAGCGTGCCCTGCACCTCTTCTTCGTCCACAGTGCCCATATCCCACCCGTCATCCAACCTCCCCTCGCACCATCACCACCACCTCAGCCACCAGACCCTGGAGGGGGATCTGCTCGACCACATTTCCTCGAGTTTATCGGTCAGCGGCATGGGTGCGCCGCCGGATCCGTCGGTGATGACCACTCAAGCCCACCAGCACCACCTGCAAATGGGTCACTTACACCAAGCCATGGCCATGGGCCACCCGCACACCCTATCGGTTCACAACGGGATGGCGTGCGTCAACGACGTGGAGTCCGATCCTAGAGAGCTGGAGGCGTTCGCGGAGAGGTTCAAGCAGCGGAGGATAAAGCTCGGAGTGACCCAGGCGGATGTGGGCTCTGCCCTCGCCAACCTGAAGATACCGGGGGTCGGCTCGCTGAGCCAAAGCACCATCTGCAGGTTCGAGTCCCTAACCCTTTCCCACAATAACATGATCGCCCTCAAACCCGTCCTCCAAGCCTGGCTGGAGGAGGCTGAAGCGGCTTACCGGGAGAAAAACGGGAAACCAGACCTTTTTAACGGGAACGAAAGGAAACGAAAGCGAACGTCGATCGCGGCTCCGGAGAAACGATCGCTCGAGGCGTATTTCGCCATCCAGCCGCGACCGTCGTCGGAGAAAATCGCTGCAATCGCGGAGAAGTTGGATCTAAAGAAGAACGTGGTTCGGGTTTGGTTCTGCAATCAACGGCAAAAACAGAAACGGATGAAATATTCAGCAGTGCACTAG